The genomic region GCGGACACGCTCGCATCGGCCCGTCGAATGCTTGAAATGGCTGAGTTGCATCCGGGACGCTACATGTGCGGTTTTCCCTTTCCATTCAGCGCCTGGGCGCGCAGCGCGCTCGAGGTCATTTCCAGTGGTGAGATTGGAGCGCCGCGTTTGATTCGTTTCGACTACCATCGCAAACCCTTCCGGCCGCATTTTCGCTTCAAGCCGCCCGCTGGCGGAACCGTGGTTGAGGAAGGCTGCCACTGGCTGGACCTGTTCTACCAGTTTGCCGGCCAGCCGGGATGGCGCCGCGTCACCGGCCTGAGTGGTTTGAATGTGAATGGAGCCATCCAAAACATCGAGGACAACGGAGCCTTGGTCATTGACTACGAGAATGGCGTGCGAGCGACCCATGCGTTTTCATACTTTGAGCCGCAGGGTCATCGCCATCGCTTGGAGATTTCAGGCGATCGAGGCTCGATTGAATGGAGAGACGGGGACATGCACGTCACCTCCGATCTCGGCCATCGCGCCATTCCCATGGCCTTGACGCCGACACTTCCGAAGCTCAATCACCCGGGTTACTATGAGATGCACGATGCCTTCGCCGCCATGGTGCGTGAAGGGCGCCGGCCCTTGAGTCATGCGCGCGCCGCCTACGAGAACATGCTCACAGCCTGTGCGGCGCAGCAGGCCATCGAAACCGGGGAGACCGTTCATCGAGCGGCGTTTGAGGCGGCGCACGTCGGGCAGATGGGAGACTGACCACCATTGGAGCGAAATGCCGGCTCAACCGCTCAATGTACTGCACCTGATTGCCGACCAGCATCACGCCGGTCTCATGGGATGCGCCGGGCATCGGCAGGCCAACACCCCGCACTTGGATCGGCTGGCTCGTGAAGGGGTTCGATTTACTGCGGCCTATTGCCAGAATCCAATCTGCTCGCCAAGCCGCCTCTCCATTCTCAGCGGGCAATATTGCAGCAATCACGGATACTATGGCCTTTGCGGGCCGGCGCCGACTCAGCTTCCGAGCGTATTCGGCCATTTCCGCGCCCATGGCTACCGGACTGCTGCGATTGGAAAGCTCCATCTTCCTCATGCACCGCGCAATTGGGCGGCGCATGATCTCGATCTGTTCGCGGATGTCTATGAGACCATCGAAGGTGAGATGGGCCGTTCAGAGTTTTTCGATGGACTCGCGCGCGATGGCCTGCGGGAGCTCGAGGACAGCTGGTTCATGCCGGATGGACATGGCGGCATCTACATTCCCTGGGACGCACGCCCGTCCCGGCTGCCGTATGAGCGCAATGTCGAAAGCTGGTGCGTGGATCAGGCGAACACATTCATCGATACCTGCCGGGCCTCGCATGAGCCGTTCTTCATGCAGGTCGCCTTTGCACGACCGCATCACACGATCGCACCGGACCAGCGTTTCTGGAATCTCTATCCCGAGGATCTCGATCTGCCCCCAACGATCGATCAGGATCCGTCCCACCGACCGCCGCATTTCCAGGCAGCGTGGAAGGAGTTCAGGGAAACGCACTGGCATTTCGGCCCGCCGTTCGATTTTCGATCCGGCGCGCGCCGACAATGGCGTGGCACGCTTGCCTGCATTTCGCAGGTCGATGATGCGGTCGGCCGCATCATCGCGCATCTGGACGTCTCCGGCCAGCTCGAGAATACGATCATCATCTACGGATCCGACCATGGCTGTTACCACGGCATTCATGGCATTGTGGAAAAGGCGCCAGGGATCTGTTCCGACGCGGTGTGCCGCGTCCCGTTTGTCTGGCGCGTGCCCGGTGTCGCATCCCGCGTCTCCGACGCACTGGTCGAGAACATCGATATCGCGCCTACGGTTTCAGCGCTCTGCGGCCTGCCGGCGATGGAAACGGTCTGCGGCCAGGATCTTTCCGCCCTGCTCTCCGGTCGTGTTGAATCCGTTCGCGAGATGGCGGTGACGGAAAACGTCTGGAGCAAGGCGGTTCGCTGGGGTCGATGGCGTTTCGTCCATTATCAGCCTGAGATGTTCCCCGGACAGGATATCGGTGAGCTCTATGATCTGGAGGGCGACTCGGACGAAACGTGCAATCTCTACGCAGACCCCGCGCATCAGGACACCGTGCACACCCTGCGCCGTCTGCTCTGCGAATGGCTGATCAGGGTGCAGCGCCCCGCAACCGTGCTGCCCCGGATGCCCGTGCAGCCGATGCTGGGCCGAAGAAATTACACGATCGCCGGGGATGGCCGCGAACCGAGATCGCTGGGAGCGAATGCGCGTCATGCCGCCCGAAAGCTCAATTACCTTTGAAGCACTTTGACTTCAGATCCGCCTTCCACCATGGAAACGAGATCACGCGGCATGTCTCAGGGAGACGACGACACTTCGGCGGCCCCGGTG from Opitutaceae bacterium harbors:
- a CDS encoding Gfo/Idh/MocA family oxidoreductase; translated protein: MTADPIRCAIVGLGQGLENAYVAMNHPRFDLRVVCDLNREPYRWMIGETRMEDSGHEYATHSRVVDFVKLLREHPRVRQVDYTADFPGLLRRKDVEAVLLVVPGNLHESFTREALAAGKFVLCTKPMADTLASARRMLEMAELHPGRYMCGFPFPFSAWARSALEVISSGEIGAPRLIRFDYHRKPFRPHFRFKPPAGGTVVEEGCHWLDLFYQFAGQPGWRRVTGLSGLNVNGAIQNIEDNGALVIDYENGVRATHAFSYFEPQGHRHRLEISGDRGSIEWRDGDMHVTSDLGHRAIPMALTPTLPKLNHPGYYEMHDAFAAMVREGRRPLSHARAAYENMLTACAAQQAIETGETVHRAAFEAAHVGQMGD
- a CDS encoding sulfatase-like hydrolase/transferase yields the protein MPAQPLNVLHLIADQHHAGLMGCAGHRQANTPHLDRLAREGVRFTAAYCQNPICSPSRLSILSGQYCSNHGYYGLCGPAPTQLPSVFGHFRAHGYRTAAIGKLHLPHAPRNWAAHDLDLFADVYETIEGEMGRSEFFDGLARDGLRELEDSWFMPDGHGGIYIPWDARPSRLPYERNVESWCVDQANTFIDTCRASHEPFFMQVAFARPHHTIAPDQRFWNLYPEDLDLPPTIDQDPSHRPPHFQAAWKEFRETHWHFGPPFDFRSGARRQWRGTLACISQVDDAVGRIIAHLDVSGQLENTIIIYGSDHGCYHGIHGIVEKAPGICSDAVCRVPFVWRVPGVASRVSDALVENIDIAPTVSALCGLPAMETVCGQDLSALLSGRVESVREMAVTENVWSKAVRWGRWRFVHYQPEMFPGQDIGELYDLEGDSDETCNLYADPAHQDTVHTLRRLLCEWLIRVQRPATVLPRMPVQPMLGRRNYTIAGDGREPRSLGANARHAARKLNYL